The Alphaproteobacteria bacterium SS10 region GGCAGTGACTGGATTTCCGGCTCTGGCATTAATGCCGGCCTGGTAATCAACCTTGGTGCTGGTACGGCGACCGATGAGAGTGGTGCAGTTGATACGTTCGTAAACTTTGAGAATGTGATCGGTACCAACTTCAACGACAACATTACCGGCAACGCCTCGGCCAACTACATCTCTGGCTCTAATGGTAATGACACCATCTGGAGTGGTGGTGGCGCAGATACCATCATTGGCGGCAACGGCGTCGACTCAATGAATGGCGGTGGCGGTGATGATTTGTTCATCCTGACCTCCGGCGGCGGTGACATCGTGAATGGTGGTGCCGGTGTAGACGCTATCGATGTGACCGGTGCCACTGAATCCGCGACATTGTTCTTGTGGGGCAATGTTTCGATTGGCTCTGGCCCGCAGATTACGATTAGCAATGTTGAGATTGCCTACGGTACCGATTTTGATGATCGGCTTGCCGGTGTCGGTGGCGCAAGTGACTCCCTCTATGGTGGTGCTGGCGCGGATACGTTCTATGTCGACCGCGACAGTGCGGACTACCGGGATGCTGGGTCTGGTGATGACTGGATCCTGGGTAACGGTATCAATGCTGGTATCACCCTGAATCTGGGAGCTGGAACTGGCACCGATGAGAGTGGCACTACCGATGTGCTTCTGAACTTCGAACACGCAGTTGGCACTGATTTTGGCGACAACATTACCGGTAGCTCGGCAAACAACATTCTGCGCGGTGCAGGTGGTGCTGATGTTATCTGGAGTGGCGGTGGTAACGATATCGTCGATGGTGGTGCAGGTGTAGACACGATCAACGGCGGCGGCGGTGATGACCTGTTCATCCTCACGAATGAAAGTGATTTCATTACTGGTGGTGCAGGTATCGACGTAATTGATGCCAGTGGTGCAGCTGGTGGGGCTAAGTTGTTCCTATGGGGCAGCCTGTCAGTTGGCATTAGCCCATCCACCACCGTGTCGGGCGTTGAAATTGCCTATGGCTCGAATTTCGATGATCGTCTCGCTGGCGTCGCCGGTGTCAATGACACGCTTTATGGCGGCAGTGGCGCGGATACCTTCTTTGTTGATCGCGATGGTACAGACTATCGCGATGGCGGTGCTGGCAGTGACTGGATCACTGGTAGTTCGATTAATGCTGGGATTACCATCAACCTTGTTTCTGGCACTGGTACGGATGAGAGCGGCAGCACCGATACGTATCTCAACTTTGAGAATGTGATCGGTACCGACTTCAACGACAACATCACCGGTAACTCATCCGTCAATATCATCAATGCTGGTTCCGGTAACGATAACATCTCCAGTGGCGGTAGCTCTGACACGGTTGATGGCGGGGCTGGTAACGACACGATTAATGGTGGTGGCACCGCTGATCTGCTCAACGGTGGCATCGGCGATGACAACATTATCGGTGGAACCGGTGATGATACGATCAATGGTCAGGCCGATGATGATGTCCTGAGCGGTGGCGACGGTGCCGACATTATTAATGGCGGCTCCGGCAATGACACCCTTAATGGTGACAATGAAGCCGATGTCTTGAACGGCGGCGGTGGCGATGACTCGCTGACCGGCGGCGCTGGTGACGACACATTGGATGGCGGCGATAACGACGATTATCTGAATGGCCGCGGCGGGGATGACTCGCTGGTTGGTGGTAGTGGTAACGATACCCTTGATGGGGCTGGCAACGACGACACGCTTGTTGGTGGCGCGGGTGATGATGAACTCACCGGTGGTGCTAATGCGGATGTGTTTGAGTTCGACAGCGCTAGCAGCGAGGGTGCGGACACCATTACAGACTTTGATATCGCATCAGATTCTATCTCGGTGTCGGGTGCGTTGGCTGCTGATCTCGTTGCAAGCGCCGCCAACAACCTCGATGGCGATGCGGTGATCACCCACGCCGGTGGTACGATTACCCTCATCGGGGTTGATGAGCTGGATGTCACGACGGCGATATTCAGCTAATCAGTAATTTAGCCGGTTCATACCGGGTTAAAAAAAGCGGCAGCACTCTACTGGGTGCTGCCGCTTTTGTCTTTTCGGGATGGCTAGTCGAAGGTCCAGTCAAAGTGCTCGATTTCGGCGCTATAGGCGTCGGCTACCCGGCTTCGGCAATGGTCGTCATAATACTCCTGGAATGGCAGAGAGCTTGGTGCCCGGAATCCAGTTTTTGCAGTTGGCAGCTCATTCTCGAGATCTAGTTCCAGATCCAGGTTGCGCGCTAGCTCTTCCAAATCTGAATGGAGCTGTTGATAGCGGATGAAGAAATCAGCGACCGGTTCGCCACGAATGAAATA contains the following coding sequences:
- a CDS encoding calcium-binding protein, yielding MSNNLGLLTELLGDNNGNELIADDLFVGWNIIGLGGDDVLVGGNFADALEGGAGNDALTGGLGADEMIGGEGIDSYIGTLEEFHEDIFFDVETGEDMAFVGEFFSLGDVSISDNGIFTTVAVTSGGATATFQMIGVYSIASVAAVGTEGTAITYTRTTEVNGALGTPDDNILDAPDDENWLAYGFQGNDSITGGGGSDFIVGGEGNDSLDGGSNGADTLDGGEGDDYILLTPGGGEIIGGTGTDVLDASGASTDSKLFLWGSASIGSSASATVSGVEIAYGSDFDDRLAGAGGISDTLYGGLGSDTIFVDRDSVDYRDGGGGSDWISGSGINAGLVINLGAGTATDESGAVDTFVNFENVIGTNFNDNITGNASANYISGSNGNDTIWSGGGADTIIGGNGVDSMNGGGGDDLFILTSGGGDIVNGGAGVDAIDVTGATESATLFLWGNVSIGSGPQITISNVEIAYGTDFDDRLAGVGGASDSLYGGAGADTFYVDRDSADYRDAGSGDDWILGNGINAGITLNLGAGTGTDESGTTDVLLNFEHAVGTDFGDNITGSSANNILRGAGGADVIWSGGGNDIVDGGAGVDTINGGGGDDLFILTNESDFITGGAGIDVIDASGAAGGAKLFLWGSLSVGISPSTTVSGVEIAYGSNFDDRLAGVAGVNDTLYGGSGADTFFVDRDGTDYRDGGAGSDWITGSSINAGITINLVSGTGTDESGSTDTYLNFENVIGTDFNDNITGNSSVNIINAGSGNDNISSGGSSDTVDGGAGNDTINGGGTADLLNGGIGDDNIIGGTGDDTINGQADDDVLSGGDGADIINGGSGNDTLNGDNEADVLNGGGGDDSLTGGAGDDTLDGGDNDDYLNGRGGDDSLVGGSGNDTLDGAGNDDTLVGGAGDDELTGGANADVFEFDSASSEGADTITDFDIASDSISVSGALAADLVASAANNLDGDAVITHAGGTITLIGVDELDVTTAIFS